The stretch of DNA GGCGCCCGCATCCTGGCCGAGCGCCTGGTCCGGGACGACGTCCGGGCGGTCGGCGTGGACGTGCTGTCCGGCGGCACGGACGTGCACCTGGTCCTGGTCGACCTGCGTGACTCCGAGCTGGACGGTCAGCAGGCCGAGGACCGCCTCCACGAGATCGGGATCACCGTCAACCGCAACGCGATCCCGAACGACCCCCGCCCGCCGATGGTCACCTCGGGCCTCAGGATCGGCACGCCGGCCCTGGCCACCCGTGGTTTCACGACCGAGGACTTCACCGAGGTCGCGGACGTGATCGCCGAGGCGCTGAAGCCGTCCTACGACGCGGAGGCCCTCAAGGCCCGGGTGCGCACCCTGGCCGACAAGCACCCGCTGTACTCGGGTCTGAACAAGTAAGTCCCGTTCCGAGGAGTGCCGTGTGCGGGCCGGAGAACCCGGCCCGTGCGCGGCGCCCCGCCCCTGGCACCCCCAGCACCACCCCGTCTTGAGGAGTCACCGTGGCCATCTCGGTCTTCGACCTGTTCTCGATCGGCATAGGCCCGTCGAGCTCCCACACGGTCGGCCCGATGCGGGCGGCCCGCATGTTCGCCCGCCGGCTGCGCAACGAGGACCTGCTGGAGCGGGCCGCCTCGGTCCGCGCCGAGCTGTACGGCTCCCTCGGCGCCACGGGCCACGGCCACGGCACGCCGAAGGCGGTGCTGCTCGGCCTGGAGGGCGCCTCCCCGCGCACGGTGGACGTGGAGACCGCCGACGAGCGGGTCGAGACGATCAGGACCTCCGGCCGGCTGAGCCTGCTCGGCGAGCACGAGATCGCGTTCTCCTACGACGACGACATGGTCCTGCACCGCCGCAAGGCGCTCCCCTACCACGCCAACGGCATGACCCTGTGGGCGTACGACGCCTCCGGCGCCGAGCTGCTGGCCAAGACGTACTACTCGGTGGGCGGCGGCTTCGTCGTGGACGAGGAGGCGGTGGGCGCCGACCGCATCAAGCTCGACGACACGGTGCTGAAGCACCCCTTCCGCTCGGGCGACGAGCTGCTGCGCCTGACGAAGGAGACGGGCCTGTCGATCTCCTCCCTGATGCTGGAGAACGAGCGGGCCTGGCGCACCGAGGAGGAGATCCGCGAGGGCCTGCTGGAGATCTGGCGGGTGATGCAGGCGTGCGTGCGGCGCGGCCTCTCCCGCGAGGGCATCCTGCCGGGCGGTCTGAAGGTGCGCCGCCGCGCGGCCGTCACCGCCCGCCAGCTGCGCGCCGAGGGCGACGCGACGGCCCGCGCGATGGAGTGGATCACCCTCTACGCGATGGCGGTGAACGAGGAGAACGCGGCCGGCGGCCGAGTGGTCACCGCCCCGACCAACGGCGCGGCCGGCATCATCCCGGCGGTCCTGCACTACTACATCAACTTCATCCCCGGCGCGGACGAGGACGGCGTGGTCCGCTTCCTGCTCGCCGCCGGCGCGATCGGCATGCTCTTCAAGGAGAACGCCTCCATCTCCGGCGCCGAGGTCGGCTGCCAGGGCGAGGTCGGCTCCGCCTGCTCGATGGCGGCGGGCGCCCTCGCCGAGGTCCTGGGCGGCACGCCCGAGCAGGTCGAGAACGCCGCCGAGATCGGCATGGAGCACAACCTCGGCCTCACCTGCGACCCCGTGGGCGGCCTGGTCCAGATCCCCTGCATCGAACGCAACGGCATGGCCGCGGTCAAGGCCGTCACCGCCGCCCGTATGGCCATGCGGGGCGACGGCTCCCACAAGGTCTCCCTCGACAAGGTCATCAAGACCATGAAGGAGACCGGCGCGGACATGTCGGTGAAGTACAAGGAGACGGCCCGGGGCGGGCTCGCGGTGAACATCATCGAGTGCTGACGTGGTCCGGCCCGTGCCGCCGTACGGGCCGCTACCTCCTGACGCTCAGCCAGACGATCAGCGCGACGACCGCGAGCGCCACGAGCGAGGCGGCGACGATCTTGCCGGTGCTGTACG from Streptomyces sp. 6-11-2 encodes:
- a CDS encoding L-serine ammonia-lyase, which codes for MAISVFDLFSIGIGPSSSHTVGPMRAARMFARRLRNEDLLERAASVRAELYGSLGATGHGHGTPKAVLLGLEGASPRTVDVETADERVETIRTSGRLSLLGEHEIAFSYDDDMVLHRRKALPYHANGMTLWAYDASGAELLAKTYYSVGGGFVVDEEAVGADRIKLDDTVLKHPFRSGDELLRLTKETGLSISSLMLENERAWRTEEEIREGLLEIWRVMQACVRRGLSREGILPGGLKVRRRAAVTARQLRAEGDATARAMEWITLYAMAVNEENAAGGRVVTAPTNGAAGIIPAVLHYYINFIPGADEDGVVRFLLAAGAIGMLFKENASISGAEVGCQGEVGSACSMAAGALAEVLGGTPEQVENAAEIGMEHNLGLTCDPVGGLVQIPCIERNGMAAVKAVTAARMAMRGDGSHKVSLDKVIKTMKETGADMSVKYKETARGGLAVNIIEC